The following coding sequences lie in one Nycticebus coucang isolate mNycCou1 chromosome 18, mNycCou1.pri, whole genome shotgun sequence genomic window:
- the LOC128569792 gene encoding ADP-ribosylation factor-like protein 4A: MGNGLSDQTSILSSLPSFQSFHIVILGLDCAGKTTVLYRLQFNEFVNTVPTKGFNTEKIKVTLGNSKTVTFHFWDVGGQEKLRPLWKSYTRCTDGIVFVVDSVDVERMEEAKTELHKITRISENQGVPVLIVANKQDLRNSLSLSEIEKLLAMGELSSSTPWHLQPTCAIIGDGLKEGLEKLHDMIIKRRKMLRQQKKKR, translated from the coding sequence ATGGGGAATGGACTGTCAGACCAGACTTCTATCCTGTCCAGCTTACCTTCATTTCAGTCCTTCCACATTGTTATTTTGGGTTTGGACTGTGCTGGAAAGACAACTGTTTTATACAGGCTGCAGTTCAATGAATTTGTAAATACTGTACCTACCAAAGGATTTAACACTGAGAAAATTAAGGTAACCTTAGGAAATTCTAAAACAGTCACTTTTCACTTCTGGGATGTAGGTGGTCAGGAGAAATTAAGGCCACTGTGGAAGTCATATACCAGATGCACAGATGGCATTGTGTTTGTTGTGGACTCTGTTGATGTCGAGAGGATGGAAGAAGCCAAAACTGAACTTCATAAAATAACTAGGATATCAGAAAATCAGGGAGTCCCTGTACTTATAGTTGCTAACAAACAAGACTTGAGAAACTCGTTGTCTCTTTCAGAAATTGAGAAATTGTTAGCAATGGGTGAACTGAGTTCATCAACTCCTTGGCATTTGCAGCCTACCTGTGCAATCATAGGAGATGGACTAAAGGAAGGACTTGAGAAACTACATGATAtgataattaaaagaagaaaaatgttgcgacagcagaaaaagaaaagatga